In one Lachnospiraceae bacterium GAM79 genomic region, the following are encoded:
- a CDS encoding ABC transporter ATP-binding protein, with protein sequence MIQLKEAKKIYKNGRTEYPALNGIDLTIENGEYVAIIGTSGSGKSTLLNIIGGMDQTTDGQYLYDEKNVSKMNSHALHLFRKEYVSFVFQRFALLNQYSVYENVEVPLLAKGIEKKERKKKVLSALMQVGIQDLYKKKPSELSGGEQQRCAIARALVMDTPVVLADEPTGSLDKNSGIKVMELLEGLHEQGKTLIIVTHDMDIAEHADRIIQIEDGKIVADTKKN encoded by the coding sequence ATGATTCAATTAAAAGAAGCAAAAAAAATATACAAAAATGGCAGGACAGAATATCCTGCGTTGAATGGGATAGACCTGACTATAGAAAATGGAGAATATGTTGCAATTATTGGAACATCCGGATCGGGAAAAAGTACACTTTTAAATATCATAGGTGGGATGGATCAGACAACAGATGGTCAGTATCTGTATGATGAAAAGAATGTTAGCAAAATGAATTCTCATGCGCTTCATTTGTTTCGAAAGGAATATGTGAGCTTTGTATTCCAACGATTTGCACTATTGAATCAGTATAGTGTATATGAAAATGTCGAAGTACCGCTTTTGGCAAAGGGAATAGAGAAGAAAGAACGTAAGAAAAAAGTTCTTTCCGCATTGATGCAGGTTGGAATTCAGGATTTGTATAAGAAAAAGCCAAGTGAACTTTCGGGTGGGGAACAACAGCGGTGTGCAATTGCCAGAGCTTTGGTTATGGATACTCCTGTTGTACTTGCGGATGAACCGACAGGTTCTCTGGATAAAAACTCAGGCATTAAGGTTATGGAACTTTTAGAAGGACTGCATGAGCAGGGAAAGACCTTGATAATTGTAACACATGATATGGATATAGCAGAACATGCTGATCGTATAATACAGATTGAGGATGGAAAGATTGTTGCTGATACAAAAAAGAATTAA